From Plasmodium brasilianum strain Bolivian I chromosome 7, whole genome shotgun sequence, the proteins below share one genomic window:
- a CDS encoding high molecular weight rhoptry protein 2 — protein MPKVSLPLLALLATCFISASSSFELNLTKGLRYSTEVNIRNIQVEDNSLRTCEHILNYMHAKNTLTNHDKAFFQKNCDKTLDKIKEDSIDKNVKKEINELVLSVTHLRCHYYNTIITNNSAMALKYILLSIDNSLSDENAITRTKEILKFNRYILDNTNIRNVQEMLVLSSKNDEFMNESKSKVIENIHKDFTLFNDYLVISSGQVKVIENLPFETFVNVKKEKFCSNYIHLCQKFYEQVIIYFRMKNIFNELVDYVDKNSTTFKKEKLLQLLDLSYNTEKEIKEHNKYALGGEKQRGKKEQSEQNVVSSLHKYVDLYSSNKLLVNIKLKEGGSETLGEDNQHDQGGINPFEESSVVTNKNIKNELNDDEKYSELMNTIKNYILHVTEVDKDINNMVLELEDEDIEKCK, from the coding sequence atgcCAAAAGTCAGCTTACCCCTTTTGGCTCTTCTGGCCACCTGTTTCATAAGTGCAAGTTCTTCCTTTGAATTGAATCTAACAAAGGGGTTAAGGTATAGTACCGAGGTGAACATAAGAAATATACAAGTGGAAGATAATAGTCTAAGAACATGTGAGCATATACTTAATTATATGCATGCAAAGAACACACTGACAAATCATGATAAagcattttttcaaaaaaattgcGATAAAACATTAGATAAGATAAAGGAAGACAGTattgataaaaatgtaaaaaaagaaataaatgaattagtCCTAAGTGTAACTCATTTAAGATGCCATTATTACAATAcgataataacaaataatagtGCGATGGCCTTAAAGTATATATTGCTAAGTATAGACAATTCGTTAAGTGATGAAAATGCAATTACAAGAACTAAGGAAATACTAAAAtttaatagatatatattggATAACACGAACATACGAAATGTACAAGAAATGCTTGTGCTAAGTAGTAAAAATGACGAGTTTATGAATGAATCAAAATCGAAAGTTATAGAAAACATACATAAAGATTTTACTCTTTTTAATGATTATTTAGTTATATCATCTGGTCAAGTAAAAGTTATAGAAAATCTGCCATTTGAAACTTTTGTTAatgtgaaaaaagaaaaattctgttcaaattatatacatttatgtcaaaaattttatgaacaagtcataatttattttcgaatgaaaaatatttttaatgaattagTGGACTATGTGGACAAAAATTCAacaacttttaaaaaagaaaaattattgcaACTACTAGATTTAAGTTATAACACAGAgaaggaaataaaagaacataataaatatgccTTAGGAGGAGAAAAACaaaggggaaaaaaggaaCAGAGTGAACAAAACGTAGTATCAtcattacataaatatgtcgACTTGTACAGCTCAAACAAATTACTTGTCAATATAAAGCTGAAGGAAGGGGGAAGTGAAACTCTTGGGGAGGATAATCAGCATGATCAGGGGGGTATAAATCCTTTTGAAGAAAGCTCAGTagtaacaaataaaaatataaaaaacgaGTTGAACGATGATGAGAAATACTCAGAATTAATGAATACTATTAAGAATTACATCCTGCACGTTACTGAGGTCGACAaggatataaataatatggtTCTAGAGTTGGAGGACGAGGATATAGAAAAATGTAAGTAA
- a CDS encoding high molecular weight rhoptry protein 2: MGKIEKIEDNVELHLQERADKLRGISLLVELNFFLYYGFLNIEEDKDLITLNDISPTFTNLYRANHIVFLYLLKTKYEENKHSEYQTFKFYKNMKFEKFNKEKLSSHFSVTSPITSLSKVLPDTINKHFLKIFPSIPKDFVIEPSERPKYQFFFTMAFKDCNINQNYSQVAKDLWAELLYAYDHFGWFYFHPKEVISSFTKTNFVRQMLS, from the exons ATGggaaaaatagagaaaattGAGGATAATGTGGAACTCCACTTACAGGAAAGAGCAGATAAACTCAGGGGCATATCCC TCCTCGTTGAGCTGAACTTCTTTCTGTATTATGGTTTCCTAAATATCGAAGAGGATAAAGATTTGATAACACTGAACGACATTTCGCCTACTTTTACAAATTTGTATCGAGCTAATCATATAGTCtttctttatcttttaaaaacaaaatatgaagaaaacaAGCATTCGGAATATCAgacatttaaattttataaaaatatgaaatttgaaaaattcaacaaagaaaaattaagctCTCATTTTAGTGTGACGAGCCCAATAACAAGTTTGTCTAAAGTTTTACCAGATACAATAAATAAgcatttcttaaaaatatttccaaGTATTCCCAAAGATTTTGTAATTGAACCTTCTGAACGACCGAAATACCAGTTCTTTTTTACCATGGCCTTCAAGGACTGCAACATCAACCAGA ATTACTCCCAAGTGGCAAAGGATTTATGGGCCGAACTGTTGTATGCCTATGATCACTTTGGAT GGTTTTATTTCCACCCCAAGGAAGTTATTTCCAGTTTTACCAAAACGAACTTCGTGAGGCAAATGCTAAGTTAG
- a CDS encoding high molecular weight rhoptry protein 2: MDKSKYELNLSISSKFFNYGGDFYSFKGNDKKKTMYTYDYIDSIANNYYFYSNEKYEVFKFEYNDNLYLSFPNVYSLAYQLFNELAINMNVVTNAPLKKKLKDKSKYAYFTLMNIIGKNPDIYSKGPRLVFAAYMLALVYYIESHIDISRYQPKEHFFMKQSLPLIGTFDSGDYNLLKTRCKMLTKFIQINKDENDFPHTHIEEYIKMLSLTSIVLWGKESKKSVYYDDDVSLYKKMMIACVFNGGKTVQEKVIERIKDSCDVKFYGLDPKNLDNFINITLSINKWNPIILEKLAQSFILTCKIQKLMYTSIDVENITLQNFYKLSVAPEMLKTYHCFKLGRQAATLLESIILKKKFVRFRVSDAMDVYEFFYTKKVLSENVKKDFEKFLKNKKLYEKKQYNAMRTFSPLSAEETTKIIESHQCYWFNSYENFKLLWMHVSSNLGTGTYLSNFFSEIWKNLHFVFKRKVRVKDVEYFSGDISQMGLIDYYSPLVHSEAFCQEKMQSLFISLRDDQEENRVDIPDKIKSAYYKCKLDYYKNHHTDPIHIIQPGDFLEKKVYVLKQPYYLIGNIDNTHKKKLVRLFLTESTLDYLLMDDIHIPECFGRCKVEHFNKVILKNVKAKASKVIDNSLIPESAILLTRKEMTVYVHNSYVHNLKRDALTNENITRKDIEDNDVRVCLGVGTYFNKPFLTNEHFNLTYKPMIDFPSGHNFKIFLRKNEHLVPKNENDDCYVHYRLSISYMKIRDPYQEISADLIKNLYILQKK; encoded by the exons ATGGACAAATCTAAATATGAATTGAATCTATCAATATCTAGTAAATTCTTCAATTATGGTGGTGATTTCTACAGTTTCAAAGGAAACGATAAGAAGAAAACCATGTATACTTATGACTATATAGACTCTATTgctaataattattatttttatagtaatgaaaaatatgaagtttttaaatttgaatATAACGATAACTTATACTTAAGTTTCCCTAATGTTTATAGTCTTGCTTATCAGTTGTTTAATGAATTAGCTATAAACATGAATGTAGTTACAAATGCTCctttaaaaaagaagttaAAAGATAAATCTAAATATGCTTACTTTACattaatgaatattattGGTAAAAATCCTGATATATATTCGAAGGGACCACGTTTGGTTTTTGCCGCGTATATGCTAGCCTTGG TGTACTACATCGAATCGCACATAGATATCTCGAGGTACCAGCCGAAGGAACACTTCTTTATGAAGCAGTCACTACCCCTCATAGGGACATTCGACAGTGGAGATTACAACCTTTTAAAGACAAGATGCAAAATGCTTACTAAAttcatacaaataaataaggaTGAAAATGATTTTCCGCATACGCACATTGAAGAGTACATTAAGATGTTAAGCCTAACGAGTATCGTGTTGTGGGGAAAGGAAAGCAAGAAGTCCGTCTACTATGACGACGATGTGAGtttgtacaaaaaaatgatgattGCCTGTGTTTTTAACGGAG GTAAAACGGTGCAGGAGAAAGTAATAGAAAGGATCAAGGACTCATGTGACGTAAAGTTTTATGGACTGGACCCAAAAAACCTGgacaattttattaacattactttaagtattaataaatgGAATCCaattatattagaaaaattagcacaatcatttattttaacttgCAAGATACAGAAGTTAATGTATACTTCCATAGATGTAGAAAACATAACATTACAGAATTTTTATAAGTTATCTGTAGCTCCAGAAATGTTAAAGACATATCATTGTTTTAAGTTAGGTAGACAAGCTGCTACATTACTTGAATCaattattctaaaaaaaaaatttgttcgATTTAGAGTTAGTGATGCTATGGATGTTTacgaatttttttatacaaagAAAGTACTATCAGAAAATGTAAAGAaagattttgaaaaatttttaaagaataaaaagttatatgaaaaaaagcaATATAATGCGATGAGAACATTTAGTCCACTAAGTGCAGAAgaaacaacaaaaataatagaaagtCATCAGTGTTATTGGTTCAATAGCTACGAGAATTTCAAGCTCCTTTGGATGCATGTCTCGA GTAACTTGGGCACAGGGACTTACCTGAGTAATTTCTTTTCCGAAATTTGGAAAAACTTGCATTTCGTTTTTAAGAGAAAGGTGCGAGTGAAGGATGTAGAATATTTTTCAG GAGATATATCACAGATGGGACTGATAGACTACTACTCCCCCCTGGTACATTCAGAAGCCTTCTGCCAAGAAAAGATGCAaagtttatttatatcattaagAGATGACCAAGAAGAGAATCGTGTAGACATAcctgataaaataaaaagtgcaTATTATAAGTGCAAACTAGACTATTACAAAAATCATCATACGGATCCAATTCATATAATCCAACCAGGCGATTTCTTAGAAAAGAAAGTCTATGTATTAAAGCAGCCATATTATTTGATAGGTAACATAGACAATACTCATAAGAAAAAACTGGTAAGACTATTTCTTACTGAGAGTACATTAGACTATTTGTTAATGGATGATATACACATACCGGAATGCTTTGGACGTTGTAAAGTGGAGCATTTTAATAAagttatattgaaaaatgtaaaagctAAAGCATCTAAAGTTATAGATAATTCTTTAATTCCGGAGAGTGCAATATTATTGACAAGAAAAGAAATGACtgtatatgttcataattcatatgttcataatttaaaaagagaTGCACTAACcaatgaaaatattacaagAAAAGATATTGAAGATAATGATGTTCGAGTTTGTTTAGGTGTAGGAACATACTTTAATAAACCATTTCTTACCAATGAACATTTTAACTTAACATATAAACCCATGATAGATTTTCCCAGTGGACAcaactttaaaattttccttaGAAAGAATGAGCACTTAGTACCGAAAAATGAGAATGACGACTGCTACGTGCACTACAGACTGTCCATATCATATATGA AAATAAGAGATCCATATCAGGAAATTAGCGCGGACTTAATAAAGAATTTGTATatcttacaaaaaaaataa
- a CDS encoding CH domain-containing protein: MNKNELIKIASKIKEEELQELNEWLNSFALSRKIKNVHRDFSDGVLMAELVNICLPKFVELHNYSKANSINQKKYNWNTLNEKVFKRLGFKIDKKNVEEIVNCKYMGVEKVLNTFKNQLQKFQNETKEEENLKALNDDTEKAFGQSEGARADQNQDQLNNMNSDILNNDEIIKILKDKIFNLEKLLKIKDNKIDILNRKIDALSRTTKNYF; this comes from the exons atgaataaaaatgagCTAATAAAAATTGCGTCTAAAATTAAGGAAGAAGAGTTACAGGAATTGAATGAGTGGTTAAACAGCTTTGCATTGtcaagaaaaataaaaaatgttcatcGAGATTTCTCAGATGGTGTATTAATGGCTGAActagtaaatatatgtttacctAAATTTGTTGAGTTGCATAATTATAGTAAAGCTAATTCGAtcaatcaaaaaaaatataactggAATACTTTAAATGAGAAAGTATTTAAAAGGCTAGGATTTAAAattgacaaaaaaaatgtagaagaaATTgttaattgtaaatatatgggGGTAGAGAAAGTTCTAAACACTTTTAAAAATCAACTACAGAAATttcaaaatgaaacaaaagaagaggaaaatttaaaagcCCTCAATGATGATACCGAAAAGGCATTTGGTCAGAGTGAAGGTGCGCGCGCAGATCAAAATCAGGATCAGCTGAATAATATG AATTCAGATATTTTAAACAAtgatgaaattattaaaatattaaaagataaaatttttaatttggaAAAGCttctaaaaattaaa gACAATAAGATTGACATTTTGAATAGAAAAATTGACGCCTTAAGCAGAAcgacaaaaaattatttctga
- a CDS encoding G2 protein has translation MGQAASKEDEMEKQSIYASYPGLEQQLDMVFACHDIHKQGKLPYKTIEMILRHFLMQCGFMEYVCRFVDENGKLDLKHIENYLTSKKLMYKLKCCGDSMLTVEEMKDLVITFLKKISDTYVDDQSKWMEKMKSSQEEQGKALEEAMSEYEKNILFNHAIKEQQLLQNNKKLDEWNETIENAYEVQQEVLRQFEARKREKMNISSEKNKDLLIAKDYIEKIKEAATDNRYDNSKCFVYPASSAPCGACTSAGAIMPHRRYKEPRHKKQYSICI, from the exons atgggACAAGCAGCATCAAAAGAGGATGAAATGGAGAAGCAAAGCATTTACGCTAGTTACCCTGGGCTTGAACAACAACTAGATATGGTTTTCGCATGCCATGATATTCATAAGCAAGGGAAATTACCTTACAAAACAATAGAAATGATACTAAGGCATTTCTTAATGCAGTGTGGTTTTATGGAATATGTTTGCAGATTTGTTGACGAaaatg GTAAACTGGACTTGAAACatattgaaaattatttaactaGTAAAAAGTTAATGTACAAGTTGAAATGCTGCGGAGATAGTATGCTTACTGTAGAAGAAATGAAAGACTTagttattacttttttaaagaaaatttcaGATACGTATGTAGATGATCAATCTAAATGGATGGAAAAGATGAAATCTTCACAAGAGGAACAAGGGAAAGCTTTAGAAGAAGCAATGAgtgaatatgaaaaaaatattttgttcaaCCACGCTATAAAGGAACAACAACTTTtacagaataataaaaaattagatgaATGGAATGAAACTATCGAAAATGCTTATGAAGTACAACAAGAAGTGTTACGACAATTTGAAGCtagaaaaagggaaaaaatgaatatatcatccgaaaaaaacaaagactTGCTAATAGCTAAAgattatattgaaaaaataaaagaagcaGCTACGGATAATAGATATGATAACTCGAAATGTTTTGTTTATCCAGCTTCATCTGCTCCTTGTGGTGCATGCACTTCTGCAGGAGCTATTATGCCACACAGAAGATATAAAGAGCCTAGGCACAAAAAGCAGTATtctatatgcatataa
- a CDS encoding hypothetical protein (conserved Plasmodium protein) has product MKINNLNICVQVKCISFCSSNFVASKLSEQNKYKRINMGEKFLDADEDVDADTPDNASVVNDDEYDSNKKEEIKLKNLIGNVYIGKVLNVGGNVDDNTIRGKNIIGIFTLNSKINKDKIMVPYHDIIEYPCNDINNDYLLCAVFRSFYESYICLSFIKCYNKLNYIAIFVDDILKVLPFLKILLIEKFYIILIFLSSKNDIQNKIKNKLHEFHITDEFIKERIFILSSDMNIPEHVHNITSRLGVKTIFVYPNIKIDINILKKNIFTISALNAHIIFTTSFDYLSPHECKLLYEKGITIHFFNINNYIYYDYFKMVDAFNYVLLSILNKDIDVPTVSISKKYFSRMEEILSCNPYSASYSIYINRTVDFLVDGVIPK; this is encoded by the coding sequence atgaaaattaataatttaaatatttgcgTTCAGGTAAAATGCATATCATTCTGCTCGTCCAATTTTGTTGCTTCCAAACTGTCAgaacaaaacaaatataaaagaataaatatgggagaaaaatttttagatGCTGATGAAGATGTGGATGCGGATACTCCAGATAATGCGTCTGTTGTTAACGATGATGAGTatgatagtaataaaaaggaagaaataaaattaaaaaatctgATTGGAAATGTGTACATTGGTAAAGTGTTAAACGTCGGAGGAAATGTCGATGATAATACAAtaagaggaaaaaatattattggaATATTTACACTCaatagtaaaattaataaggATAAAATTATGGTGCCATATCATGATATTATTGAATACCCAtgtaatgatataaataatgattatttattatgtgcTGTATTTCGCTCATTTTATGAATCATACATATGTTtaagttttataaaatgttataacaaattaaattatatagcCATATTTGTTgatgatattttaaaagtccttccatttttaaaaattttactgatagaaaaattctatataatattaatatttttatcaagtaaaaatgatattcaaaataaaattaagaataaattacACGAATTTCACATTACCgatgaatttataaaagaacgtatttttatattaagttCAGATATGAATATACCTGAAcatgttcataatataaCAAGTAGACTTGGAGTAAAAACGATTTTTGTTTAtccaaatataaaaattgatattaatattttgaagaagaatatatttacaattagTGCTTTAAACGctcatataatatttaccACTTCATTTGATTATTTAAGTCCTCATGAATGTAagttattatatgaaaaaggTATTACCATACactttttcaatattaataactatatatattatgattattttaaaatggtaGATGCTTtcaattatgttttattgtCAATTTTAAACAAAGATATTGATGTACCCACAGTCTCtataagcaaaaaatatttttcccgTATGGAGGAAATACTTTCATGTAATCCCTACAGTGCTAGTTATAGCATTTACATTAACAGAACTGTCGATTTTCTTGTAGATGGAGTGATCCCTAAATAA
- a CDS encoding procollagen lysine 5-dioxygenase, producing the protein MCKEVEINVEQMKEKIRNSKLHVLTFATHEQGYFNTLKESCNSLNIKLNVLGWGKKWGGFIEKLVKVKEYLKVCKDNDIILFVDGFDSILLQPANVIIERYIINYDNLFVCTSESTYSSNYFFFKMIENMHLIFHNSIFKCNDNTEWDSTNIMDKYKDFTYFYKNLNLLNSGGWISTVYLAKKILQYIPSFIENDQVFLTNLYLDCNYLLKIQNDQKKYAQNEQKKFAQNEQKKFAQDELIEQFDNKEQLQYYNKIIIDNHNVIFHLFRNKSNVMLLRYEDCVHFFPFKPLLNTYYLNRQGKNEERKKKQLIGRSAEKDDQNGQNGHNSDGMLTSQNGKNSDNVLASQNGHNSDNVLASQNEQILFPANSLEKKKSSIITRIKQILMKKKKKKVSYGDTSYYDDYCGDEENLKRIKLLKQSSKNKIEWMQRKTVLDDFYMDNSSNNSGNNGSNGEKNNNCNVRKIGQIEKTFNYSIVDTHTHTSPCILHIHCMRNIDSIIRTMGLNNMYSSKWYSNIWYLSYSLKGTMNFNYFSLLFSTVIASVSFSLIHMKYILTFLIHILDTNFDLYCMKDKRYISKAMFFLNDIEISCFLSFALAVLFWVFYIFNKSIV; encoded by the coding sequence ATGTGCAAGGAGGTAGAAATAAACGTCGAACAGATGAAGGAGAAGATAAGGAATAGCAAATTACACGTTTTAACATTTGCAACTCATGAGCAAGGCTACTTTAACACGTTAAAAGAAAGCTGCAATAGcttgaatataaaattaaatgtattagGATGGGGAAAAAAGTGGGGAGgatttattgaaaaattagTTAAGGTAAAAGAATACTTAAAAGTATGTAAAGATAATGATATAATTCTATTTGTGGATGGTTTTGATTCTATACTTCTTCAACCAGCTAATGTTATTATagaaagatatataataaattatgataatCTATTTGTTTGCACTAGTGAGAGTACCTATTCcagtaattattttttttttaaaatgattgaaaatatgcatttaatatttcacaatagtatttttaaatgtaatgaCAATACTGAATGGGATTCTACAAATATTatggataaatataaagatttcacttatttttataaaaatttaaatttgcTAAACTCAGGCGGATGGATCAGCACTGTTTACTTAGCTAAAAAAATCTTACAGTACATACCTTCTTTTATTGAAAATGACCAAGtgtttttaacaaatttatatttagatTGTAATTACTTactaaaaattcaaaatgatcaaaaaaaatatgcacaaaatgaacaaaagaAGTTTGcacaaaatgaacaaaagaAGTTTGCACAAGACGAACTCATAGAACAATTCGACAATAAAGAACAACTACAATATTACAACAAAATCATTATTGACAATCATAATgtcatttttcatttgttcagAAACAAAAGCAATGTAATGTTACTAAGATACGAAGATTGTGTGCACTTTTTTCCCTTTAAGCCACTGTTAAATACCTACTACCTGAACAGGCAAGGTAAAAAtgaggaaagaaaaaaaaaacagctCATTGGTCGAAGTGCAGAAAAGGATGACCAGAATGGTCAAAATGGTCATAATAGTGACGGTATGTTAACTAgccaaaatggaaaaaatagtGACAATGTGTTAGCTAGCCAAAATGGTCATAATAGTGACAATGTGTTAGCTAGtcaaaatgaacaaatactATTTCCTGCAAATTcgctagaaaaaaaaaaaagttcaatCATCACGcgtataaaacaaatattaatgaaaaaaaaaaaaaaaaaggttagtTACGGAGATACTAGTTACTATGATGATTACTGCGGTGATgaggaaaatttaaaaagaataaaactTCTTAAGCAAAgcagcaaaaataaaatcgaGTGGATGCAACGAAAGACCGTTTTGGATGATTTTTATATGGATAACAGCAGCAACAATAGCGGTAACAACGGCAGTAACGGTGAgaagaataataattgtaatgtGAGAAAAATTGGTCAAAtagaaaaaacatttaattatTCGATCGTTGATACGCACACACACACCTCACCCTGCATTCTTCATATACACTGTATGAGAAACATTGACAGCATAATTCGTACCATGGggttaaataatatgtatagcTCGAAATGGTATAGCAATATATGGTATTTAAGTTACAGCTTAAAAGGTACAATGaactttaattattttagcCTTTTATTTTCTACCGTTATTGCATCTGTCTCCTTTAGTTTAATtcatatgaaatatatattaacctTTTTAATTCATATCCTTGACACaaattttgatttatattGCATGAAGGATAAAAGGTACATAAGCAAAGCTATGTTTTTCCTAAATGACATTGAAATTTCTTGTTTTCTTTCCTTTGCATTGGCAGTTTTATTTTGGgtgttttacatttttaacaaATCCATCGTATAA